From one Neovison vison isolate M4711 chromosome 1, ASM_NN_V1, whole genome shotgun sequence genomic stretch:
- the HAND1 gene encoding heart- and neural crest derivatives-expressed protein 1, with product MNLVGSYAHHHHHHHPHPTHPMLHEPFLFGPASRCHQERPYFQSWLLSPADAAPDFPAGGPPPTAAAAPAAYGPDARPGQSPGRLEALGGRLGRRKGSGPKKERRRTESINSAFAELRECIPNVPADTKLSKIKTLRLATSYIAYLMDVLAKDAQAGDPEAFKAELKKADGGRESKRKRELQQHEGFPPALGPGEKRIKGRTGWPQQVWALELNQ from the exons ATGAACCTCGTGGGCAGCTACgcacaccatcatcaccatcaccacccaCACCCGACGCACCCCATGCTCCACGAACCCTTCCTCTTCGGCCCGGCCTCGCGCTGTCACCAGGAGCGGCCCTACTTCCAAAGCTGGCTGCTTAGCCCCGCTGACGCTGCCCCAGACTTCCCCGCCGGCGGGCCACCGCCCACAGCCGCGGCGGCCCCCGCAGCCTACGGTCCCGACGCCAGGCCGGGCCAGAGTCCCGGGCGGCTGGAGGCGCTCGGAGGCCGCCTGGGCCGGCGGAAAGGCTCAGGACCCAAGAAGGAGCGGAGGCGCACAGAGAGCATTAACAGCGCATTCGCAGAGCTGCGCGAGTGCATCCCCAACGTGCCTGCGGACACCAAGCTCTCCAAGATCAAGACTCTGCGCCTGGCCACCAGCTACATCGCCTATCTGATGGACGTGCTGGCCAAGGACGCACAGGCCGGCGACCCCGAAGCCTTCAAGGCCGAACTCAAGAAGGCGGATGGCGGCCGCGAGAGCAAGCGGAAAAGGGAGCTG CAGCAACACGAAGGCTTTCCTCCTGCCCTGGGCCCAGGCGAGAAGAGGATTAAAGGGCGTACAGGCTGGCCGCAGCAAGTCTGGGCGCTGGAGTTAAACCAGTGA